The following coding sequences are from one Leptospira mayottensis 200901116 window:
- a CDS encoding SMP-30/gluconolactonase/LRE family protein: MFKKILHFFSVLVFLSLFFLGFLFLRSNKNTDEYISDSPFDPGKNNFLLESEWIHKETLNQPYGIAIDTSGFVYTGTADHKILRIRTNEKVETFAILEGRPLGMVFDSNGNLLVCVEEVGIVEINKNGSQRILISKLPDGSPLRFPHGIDVTKNGKIYFTVSSRSYSFKESFLEELSSKSNGMILTADKNLSSLVILNESLFYPTGIALSSNEQFLLVSEPFRHRISSIPLSGQKKGVEEFFLTNIPGLPALITGNSGSFWIGIPYFRNEVLDKIQEYPEIKNLLMGLPNFLFARSTPRGLIFGLNDFGDIIANYQDFSGSSVTGITAVLKHAGNIYLVSSTTGKIAKMKPIVEEIQFF; the protein is encoded by the coding sequence ATGTTTAAAAAAATTCTTCACTTTTTTTCAGTGTTGGTCTTTCTTTCCCTATTCTTCTTGGGTTTTTTATTTCTACGTTCGAATAAAAATACGGACGAATATATTTCCGATTCTCCCTTTGATCCTGGAAAAAATAATTTCCTTTTAGAATCGGAATGGATTCATAAAGAAACTCTAAACCAGCCTTACGGAATTGCAATTGATACTTCCGGTTTTGTTTATACCGGGACCGCAGATCACAAAATTTTACGAATCCGTACTAATGAAAAGGTAGAAACATTTGCGATTCTTGAGGGAAGACCTTTAGGAATGGTTTTCGATTCAAATGGAAATCTTTTGGTTTGTGTGGAAGAAGTCGGAATTGTAGAAATCAATAAAAACGGCTCTCAAAGAATTCTGATTTCCAAACTTCCAGACGGTTCCCCACTGCGATTTCCGCATGGAATTGATGTAACTAAAAACGGGAAAATTTATTTCACTGTTTCCAGTCGATCTTATTCTTTCAAAGAATCATTTTTAGAAGAGCTTTCCTCCAAATCCAATGGAATGATTTTAACGGCGGATAAAAATCTTAGTTCATTAGTAATTCTGAATGAAAGTCTGTTTTATCCCACGGGGATCGCATTATCATCCAACGAACAATTTTTACTCGTATCGGAACCGTTTCGTCACAGGATTTCCTCCATTCCATTGTCAGGCCAGAAAAAAGGTGTGGAAGAATTTTTTCTTACGAACATCCCGGGGCTTCCGGCTTTGATCACTGGAAACTCCGGTTCTTTTTGGATTGGAATTCCTTATTTTAGAAACGAGGTTTTGGATAAGATCCAGGAGTATCCTGAAATTAAAAATCTACTAATGGGCCTACCGAATTTTCTCTTTGCCAGAAGCACACCCAGAGGTTTGATATTCGGGTTAAACGATTTTGGAGATATTATTGCTAATTATCAGGACTTTTCGGGTTCTTCTGTCACAGGAATTACGGCAGTTTTAAAACACGCGGGAAATATTTATCTCGTTTCTTCGACCACTGGCAAAATCGCAAAAATGAAACCAATAGTCGAAGAAATTCAATTTTTCTAA
- a CDS encoding NADPH-dependent assimilatory sulfite reductase hemoprotein subunit, producing MSETKELSPVEEIKLNSKNLRGKIAEGLDQNIDSYEEDEKQLLKFHGLYQQKDRDRKKDESGNDIEAPTSFMIRGRIPGGRLTSEQYLVWDELGDKFGGGAIRLTTRQSVQLHTLRIFHLRDVMKAIHEVNLSSMGACGDVVRNVTQAVNPLGKKELQLLDGVSQILSDHFKYKTNAYAEVWLGDKQLNKDEEEPIYGKTYLPRKFKIAVTLAGNNTVDIYANDMGFAATLDENRIDGYFVFAGGGFGMTHNKPETFARAASLLGWIPESALIPVAEAIVTAHRDFGDRTNRKHARLKYVLAEKGVDWFRSEVESRSNVKLDTDKSLPSWKTPSYLGWNEREDGTLSLGFHTLAGRIKDFPGKPLKSALREIIGVYKLHVQITADQDLILIGIQKSDREKIERKLQELNVPWKSPSPLYDRALACPALPTCALALTESERSFPEVLNGIQKVLDKLELSDRAPVVRMTGCPNGCARPYSAEVGIVGQQAGGKYSLFFGADSEGTKVGEYVAKKVALADIPAQLEKAFVLWKEEGDSDEKFGDFVNRFPLERFREVLGSM from the coding sequence ATGTCAGAAACGAAAGAACTATCACCAGTCGAAGAAATTAAATTGAACTCAAAGAATCTGAGAGGAAAAATCGCGGAAGGTTTAGACCAAAACATTGATTCCTACGAGGAAGACGAGAAACAATTACTTAAATTCCACGGACTTTATCAGCAAAAAGATAGAGACCGCAAAAAAGACGAAAGCGGAAACGATATCGAAGCTCCTACCAGCTTTATGATTCGGGGGAGAATTCCCGGAGGAAGACTTACTTCCGAACAATACTTAGTTTGGGACGAACTGGGGGATAAATTCGGAGGTGGGGCAATTCGTTTAACAACGAGACAATCGGTTCAGCTTCATACATTAAGGATCTTTCATCTTCGCGACGTAATGAAAGCGATTCACGAAGTAAATCTCTCCAGTATGGGAGCCTGCGGAGACGTTGTGCGTAATGTGACTCAAGCGGTAAATCCTCTTGGAAAAAAAGAACTTCAGCTTCTAGACGGGGTTTCTCAGATTTTATCCGATCACTTTAAATACAAGACAAACGCTTACGCCGAGGTATGGTTAGGCGACAAACAACTCAACAAAGATGAGGAAGAGCCGATCTACGGAAAAACGTATCTTCCTAGAAAGTTTAAAATTGCAGTTACTCTTGCGGGAAACAATACGGTGGATATCTACGCAAACGATATGGGGTTTGCAGCGACTCTGGACGAAAACAGAATTGATGGTTATTTCGTGTTTGCCGGCGGAGGTTTTGGAATGACTCATAATAAACCGGAAACCTTTGCGCGCGCCGCAAGTCTTCTTGGATGGATTCCCGAAAGCGCATTGATCCCGGTAGCGGAAGCGATCGTAACCGCTCATAGAGATTTCGGAGATAGGACTAATCGGAAACACGCTCGTTTGAAATACGTTCTCGCAGAAAAGGGAGTGGATTGGTTTAGATCGGAAGTGGAATCCCGTTCCAATGTTAAGTTGGATACGGATAAATCCCTTCCAAGCTGGAAGACTCCTTCTTATTTGGGTTGGAACGAAAGAGAGGACGGAACCCTTTCTCTCGGGTTTCATACCCTTGCGGGAAGAATCAAGGATTTTCCCGGAAAACCTTTGAAATCCGCCCTGAGAGAAATCATCGGTGTTTACAAATTACACGTTCAGATTACGGCGGATCAGGATCTGATTCTCATCGGGATTCAAAAATCGGATCGCGAGAAGATCGAAAGAAAATTACAAGAATTGAATGTACCTTGGAAAAGCCCTTCTCCTCTTTATGATCGTGCACTTGCTTGTCCGGCGCTTCCTACTTGCGCGCTTGCGTTGACGGAATCGGAACGTTCTTTTCCCGAGGTTCTGAACGGAATTCAAAAAGTTTTGGATAAACTTGAGCTCAGTGATAGAGCTCCTGTGGTTCGTATGACAGGATGTCCGAACGGATGTGCAAGACCTTATTCTGCGGAAGTGGGAATCGTAGGGCAGCAAGCAGGAGGAAAATACTCATTGTTTTTCGGTGCGGATTCCGAAGGAACCAAGGTCGGCGAATATGTGGCTAAGAAAGTCGCTCTTGCGGATATCCCGGCTCAATTGGAAAAAGCTTTTGTACTCTGGAAAGAAGAAGGGGACTCCGATGAGAAATTCGGAGATTTCGTAAATAGATTCCCTCTCGAAAGATTCAGGGAGGTATTAGGGTCCATGTAA